Genomic segment of Shewanella sp. OMA3-2:
TATCGGGCTTTATGATAATAATACCTTAGTACAACGTATTGATTACGCTATTCTCGCCCGAGAAAAAGAGTCTAGAAATCGTCAGGGATTTAGCAATAAAGATGTAATTTACCTCATCACCCCCGACCGTTTTGTAAATGGCAATCCTGATAATGATAATCACCTGGATATGCTTGAACAGGCTAACCGAGCCGATAAAGATGGCAGGCATGGTGGTGACATTATGGGTATTCGCAAAGCGCTACCCTATTTGAAGGATTTAGGTGTGACTCAGTTATGGATCAATCCATTACTGGAAAATAATCAAGCGCAGTATTCTTACCACGGCTATTCAACCACCAACTTTTATAAAATTGATCCACGCTTTGGCAGTAATCAAGAATATAAATCCCTGGTAGAAGAAGCTAATACCTTTGGCATAGGTATTATTAAAGATGTGGTTGTTAACCATATGGGCTCGGGTCATCAATGGATGAAACCTAATGGTTTAGGTTTTCCAACCTCGACATGGATTAACGGCCAAGCTAAATGGCAACAGGATAGTAAAGATATTACCTACACCAGCCACAGACGCACTACAGTACAAGACCCGTACACAGTGACCGCAGACACCGCTGAGTTTGAAGATGGCTGGTTTACCGACACCATGCCTGATTTAAATCAGCGCGATCCGCACTTTGCTACTTATCTTATTCAAAACAGTATTTGGTGGGTCGAATATGCAGGCCTAAGTGGTATTCGTGAAGACACTTACTCTTACGCCGATAAAGCTTTTTTAGCAAAATGGTCTAAAGCTGTGATGGATGAATATCCGCACTTTAATATTGTGGGTGAAGAATGGACCGCCAACCCTGTCACGGTAAGTTATTGGCAAGCTGGCAAAAATAACAAAGACGGTTATCAGTCATACGTGCCTAGTATGATGGATTTCCCTTTGTATGAAAAAATCATTTCAAGTTTGAATGAAAAAGAAGACTGGGGGTCTGGGTTAATCAACTTATATGAAATGCTCGCCAACGATGTGGTGTATGCCGATCCTACTGAGCTGGTGTTATTTGAAGGTAATCATGACACTAATCGTTTATACAGCTTGTTAAATGAAGACATGGCATTATACAAAATGGCCATGGCATACGTGCTCACCAGTAACCGTATTCCACAAATTTTTTATGGTACTGAAATCGCGATGACCAGCCCAACAAAAGACCGAAATGATGGCGCGGTTAGAGCTGACTTTCCAGGTGGTTGGCAAAGCGATAGCAGCAGCGTGTTAGATAATACCAATCTCAGCGCCAGCCAATTAGATGCGCTTAATTTTAATAAAACACTATTAAATTATCGTAAAAAGTCTGTCGCCATCGCGTCGGGCACATTGCAGCACTTCGCACCTAAAAATGGGGTTTACGTGCAATTTAGACAAGCCGATGGTGAAACCTTGATGATCATTTATAACAAAAATGAACAGCCCGTTGAGTTAGATTTACAGCGTTTTAATCAAATTATTCAGCAATCGAAGCAGGCGAAAGATATCCTAACATCTAAAACTTACTCATTGGATTCAGCGCTTAAATTGACACAAAAAGGTGTCACTATTTTGTCAATCACTCAATAAAGAATACAAGACTTATATGATGAAACAATATCAACATAACCGTTATGCGCTATCAATCATCACCGCAACGGCTCTACTAACACTGTCGGCTTGCTCAGACACTGCGCCTAACACTGCCGATTCAGCTAAGCAGATAATAGAGGCTAAACAAGGCGTTGCTAAACAAGATGCTGTTAAAGAAAACGGGCCGAGTAAAGAGTCAGCAAACAAATTTAGCCCTGAGTTGCCCCATAAAGCCGTGGTTTATCAAGTATTCACTCGACTTTATGGCAACACCAACACAAGCAATAAACCTTGGGGCACCATTGATGAAAACGGCATTGGTAAATTCAGCGACTTTACCGACACCGCATTGCAAGATATTAAATCATTAGGCACCACCCATATTTGGTATACCGGAGTCCCCCACCACGGGGTCATTAATGACTACAGTGCAATAGGTATTAGCAATGACGACCCTGATGTGGTCAAAGGCCGTGCGGGTTCACCTTATGCGGTAAAAGACTATTACAATGTTAACCCTGACTTAGCAGATAATCCTGCTAACCGCTTAGCCGAGTTTGAATCGTTAATTGCCCGAACCCATCAACAAGGCATGAAGGTGATTATCGATATCGTACCTAACCATGTGGCGCGTAATTATCAATCTTTATCCTCGCCCGCAGGTGTAGAAGATTTTGGCGCTAAAGATGATAAAACCCAAACCTACAGTAAAAATAACAACTTCTATTATGTGATCGGCGAAAACTTTCAAGTCCCTGAGGCAAGTAATGGTTATCAACCACTTGGCGGCGATACTAATCCACTCAGTGACGGTTTGTTTACTGAGTCACCAGCTAAATGGACGGGCAATGGCTCACGTTTAGCCAAACCGGACGCTAATGACTGGTATGAAACAGTTAAAATTAATTATGGTGTTAAGCCCGATGGCAGCCATGATTTTCCTGCCTTGCCCAGTGGCTTTGACACAAAATCTGCCGCTGAACATTATCAATTTTGGCAATCGCAACCAAATGAGAAGATTCCTGATTCATGGCGTAAATTTGAAAACATCACCCAATACTGGTTAGCCAAAGGTGTTGATGGGTTTCGTTACGACATGGCCGAAATGGTGCCCGTTGAATTTTGGAGCTATCTCAACAGCCACATTAAACACACCAAACCCGATGCGTTCTTACTTGCAGAGGTATATAACCCAAGTCTTTATCGCGCCTACATTCAGCAAGGTAAAATGGATTACTTGTACGATAAAGTCGACTTATACGACACCCTAAAGAACATCATTCAAAACAAAGCCAGTACCGCTCAAATTGCAACCGATCAGGCAAAAGTTGCTGATATTGAAGCGCATATGCTGCACTTTTTAGAAAACCACGATGAACAGCGAATTAATACCGCAGACTTTGCTGGCAGCCCTGAAGCCGCCTTACCTGCTATGGTTATATCAACCACATTAAGTCGCTCGCCGACACTAGTGTATTTTGGTCAGGATGTGGGCGAGCAAGGTGCAGAAAATGCCGGTTTTGGTCAGCCTACTCGCACCAGTATTTTTGATTATATCGGCGTACCAGCACATCAACGTTGGATGAATAACGGCAAGTTTGATGGTGGACAATCAACAGACCAAGAAAAAGCCCTGCGTCAATACTATCAACGCCTGTTAAATTTAAGCCACAGCGCACCGGCATTACAGGGCGAATATCAGGAATTAGATACCACTCAGCGTCAACTTAACGTGGTCGGATATGATGATAAAGTGTTTGCCTTTAGCCGTTATAATCAGCAGCAACAATTAATTATTGCCAGTAACTTTAGCCAGCATGAAGCCAAGCAATTTAACCTTGTATTACCGCAAACATTAATCAAAACA
This window contains:
- a CDS encoding glycoside hydrolase family 13 protein, which gives rise to MELTRHQQANALISGMIFSATVLFSAATFADIKSAKVESAKVNSVAVEPEFWWSGMHNSQLQLLVYGKNISQFDVKLINATDINLVSVDAAQSDNHLFINLDLANAQPQTLTIGLYDNNTLVQRIDYAILAREKESRNRQGFSNKDVIYLITPDRFVNGNPDNDNHLDMLEQANRADKDGRHGGDIMGIRKALPYLKDLGVTQLWINPLLENNQAQYSYHGYSTTNFYKIDPRFGSNQEYKSLVEEANTFGIGIIKDVVVNHMGSGHQWMKPNGLGFPTSTWINGQAKWQQDSKDITYTSHRRTTVQDPYTVTADTAEFEDGWFTDTMPDLNQRDPHFATYLIQNSIWWVEYAGLSGIREDTYSYADKAFLAKWSKAVMDEYPHFNIVGEEWTANPVTVSYWQAGKNNKDGYQSYVPSMMDFPLYEKIISSLNEKEDWGSGLINLYEMLANDVVYADPTELVLFEGNHDTNRLYSLLNEDMALYKMAMAYVLTSNRIPQIFYGTEIAMTSPTKDRNDGAVRADFPGGWQSDSSSVLDNTNLSASQLDALNFNKTLLNYRKKSVAIASGTLQHFAPKNGVYVQFRQADGETLMIIYNKNEQPVELDLQRFNQIIQQSKQAKDILTSKTYSLDSALKLTQKGVTILSITQ
- a CDS encoding alpha-amylase family protein produces the protein MKQYQHNRYALSIITATALLTLSACSDTAPNTADSAKQIIEAKQGVAKQDAVKENGPSKESANKFSPELPHKAVVYQVFTRLYGNTNTSNKPWGTIDENGIGKFSDFTDTALQDIKSLGTTHIWYTGVPHHGVINDYSAIGISNDDPDVVKGRAGSPYAVKDYYNVNPDLADNPANRLAEFESLIARTHQQGMKVIIDIVPNHVARNYQSLSSPAGVEDFGAKDDKTQTYSKNNNFYYVIGENFQVPEASNGYQPLGGDTNPLSDGLFTESPAKWTGNGSRLAKPDANDWYETVKINYGVKPDGSHDFPALPSGFDTKSAAEHYQFWQSQPNEKIPDSWRKFENITQYWLAKGVDGFRYDMAEMVPVEFWSYLNSHIKHTKPDAFLLAEVYNPSLYRAYIQQGKMDYLYDKVDLYDTLKNIIQNKASTAQIATDQAKVADIEAHMLHFLENHDEQRINTADFAGSPEAALPAMVISTTLSRSPTLVYFGQDVGEQGAENAGFGQPTRTSIFDYIGVPAHQRWMNNGKFDGGQSTDQEKALRQYYQRLLNLSHSAPALQGEYQELDTTQRQLNVVGYDDKVFAFSRYNQQQQLIIASNFSQHEAKQFNLVLPQTLIKTWQVSENRSLTDLLTSPQTPYSLAIQADGSAIVDISLQPLQSVILDLK